The Micropterus dolomieu isolate WLL.071019.BEF.003 ecotype Adirondacks linkage group LG22, ASM2129224v1, whole genome shotgun sequence genome contains a region encoding:
- the slc7a10b gene encoding asc-type amino acid transporter 1 isoform X1, with protein MDGQNGSSSICSRPHGTGTDGKKKKKEKEKEIPDRVTLKKEIGLLSACTIIIGNIIGSGIFISPKGVLEHSGSVGVALVVWVLGGCIAALGSLCYAELGVTIPKSGGDYSYVTEIFGGLMGFLLLWSAVLIMYPTTLAVIALTFSSYVLQPVFPNCVPPYMAMRMLSATCLLLLTWVNCSSVRMATRIQDIFTVGKLMALGLIIVVGLVQICNGNILGLRPKALLLPEVKKQTFKCLICLPGNYEALTPQVAFSVDSMPSVGQIALAFLQASFAFSGWNFLNYVTEEVVEPRRNLPRAIYISIPLVTFVYTLTNIAYFSSMSPEELLSSNAVAVTFGEKLLGMFSVIMPISVALSTFGGINGYLFTSSRLCFSGAREGHLPSLLAMIHYKNCTPIPALLVCCSATVVILCIGETHNLINYVSFINYLSYGVTIAGLLYYRWKKPNLYRPIKVNLLVPVCYLMFWALLLGFSLYSEPVVCGVGLVIMLTGVPVYFLGVHWKEKPKCIYTFIERATYVGQRLCFVVFPQFDPIEIAGPSECTDRSSGRISSSANS; from the exons GGAACATCATCGGCTCTGGGATCTTCATCTCTCCAAAGGGGGTCCTGGAGCACTCGGGGTCAGTGGGGGTGGCGTTGGTGGTTTGGGTCCTGGGAGGCTGCATCGCGGCCTTGGGCTCCCTCTGCTACGCTGAGCTGGGTGTCACCATCCCCAAATCTGGAGGAGACTACTCCTACGTCACAGAGATATTTGGTGGTCTGATGGG GTTTCTGCTGCTGTGGAGCGCCGTCCTCATCATGTACCCGACTACCCTGGCTGTCATCGCCCTCACTTTCTCCAGCTACGTCCTGCAGCCCGTCTTCCCAAACTGTGTTCCTCCATACATGGCGATGCGGATGCTGTCCGCCACCTGTCTCT TGCTGCTGACCTGGGTGAACTGCTCCAGCGTTCGTATGGCCACCAGGATCCAGGACATCTTCACGGTGGGGAAGCTGATGGCTCTGGGCCTCATCATTGTGGTTGGCCTGGTGCAGATCTGCAATGGTAACATCCTCGGTCTAAGGCCTAAAGCTTTACTGCTCCCTgaagttaaaaaacaaacctttaaaTGTCTGATTTGTCTTCCAGGGAACTACGAGGCGCTGACTCCTCAGGTGGCCTTCTCCGTGGACAGCATGCCGTCGGTCGGGCAGATCGCGCTGGCCTTCCTGCAGGCCTCCTTCGCCTTCAGCGGCTGGAACTTCCTCAACTACGTCACGGAGGAAGTGGTTGAACCCAGACG GAATCTACCTCGTGCCATCTACATCTCCATCCCATTGGTGACCTTTGTGTACACGCTCACCAACATCGCCTACTTCTCCTCCATGTCTCCCGAGGAGCTGCTGTCATCCAATGCCGTGGCAGTA ACATTTGGAGAGAAGTTGCTGGGAATGTTCTCCGTCATCATGCCGATCTCCGTGGCTCTGTCCACCTTCGGAGGAATCAACGGCTACCTGTTCACCTCCTCCAG GTTGTGTTTCTCCGGAGCCAGAGAGGGTCACCTGCCCAGCCTGCTGGCCATGATCCATTATAAGAACTGCACACCTATCCCTGCCCTGCTGGTCTGC TGCTCTGCCACCGTTGTTATACTCTGCATTGGAGAAACACACAACCTGATCAACTACGTCTCCTTCATCAACTATCTGTCGTACGGCGTCACCATCGCAGGCCTGCTGTACTACCGCTGGAAGAAACCCAACCTGTACCGACCCATCAAG GTGAACCTGTTGGTTCCTGTGTGCTACCTGATGTTCTGGGCGCTGCTGCTGGGTTTCAGTCTTTACTCAGAGCCGGTGGTTTGTGGCGTTGGTTTAGTCATCATGCTCACCGGGGTGCCCGTCTACTTCCTGGGCGTCCATTGGAAAGAAAAGCCAAAGTGTATCTACACCTTCATTG AGAGGGCGACGTACGTGGGCCAGAGGTTGTGTTTCGTGGTCTTCCCTCAGTTTGACCCCATCGAGATCGCCGGTCCTTCAGAATGTACTGACCGGTCATCAGGCAGGATCAGTTCGTCTGCCAATTCTTAA
- the slc7a10b gene encoding asc-type amino acid transporter 1 isoform X2, with translation MDGQNGSSSICSRPHGTGTDGKKKKKEKEKEIPDRVTLKKEIGLLSACTIIIGNIIGSGIFISPKGVLEHSGSVGVALVVWVLGGCIAALGSLCYAELGVTIPKSGGDYSYVTEIFGGLMGFLLLWSAVLIMYPTTLAVIALTFSSYVLQPVFPNCVPPYMAMRMLSATCLLLLTWVNCSSVRMATRIQDIFTVGKLMALGLIIVVGLVQICNGNYEALTPQVAFSVDSMPSVGQIALAFLQASFAFSGWNFLNYVTEEVVEPRRNLPRAIYISIPLVTFVYTLTNIAYFSSMSPEELLSSNAVAVTFGEKLLGMFSVIMPISVALSTFGGINGYLFTSSRLCFSGAREGHLPSLLAMIHYKNCTPIPALLVCCSATVVILCIGETHNLINYVSFINYLSYGVTIAGLLYYRWKKPNLYRPIKVNLLVPVCYLMFWALLLGFSLYSEPVVCGVGLVIMLTGVPVYFLGVHWKEKPKCIYTFIERATYVGQRLCFVVFPQFDPIEIAGPSECTDRSSGRISSSANS, from the exons GGAACATCATCGGCTCTGGGATCTTCATCTCTCCAAAGGGGGTCCTGGAGCACTCGGGGTCAGTGGGGGTGGCGTTGGTGGTTTGGGTCCTGGGAGGCTGCATCGCGGCCTTGGGCTCCCTCTGCTACGCTGAGCTGGGTGTCACCATCCCCAAATCTGGAGGAGACTACTCCTACGTCACAGAGATATTTGGTGGTCTGATGGG GTTTCTGCTGCTGTGGAGCGCCGTCCTCATCATGTACCCGACTACCCTGGCTGTCATCGCCCTCACTTTCTCCAGCTACGTCCTGCAGCCCGTCTTCCCAAACTGTGTTCCTCCATACATGGCGATGCGGATGCTGTCCGCCACCTGTCTCT TGCTGCTGACCTGGGTGAACTGCTCCAGCGTTCGTATGGCCACCAGGATCCAGGACATCTTCACGGTGGGGAAGCTGATGGCTCTGGGCCTCATCATTGTGGTTGGCCTGGTGCAGATCTGCAATG GGAACTACGAGGCGCTGACTCCTCAGGTGGCCTTCTCCGTGGACAGCATGCCGTCGGTCGGGCAGATCGCGCTGGCCTTCCTGCAGGCCTCCTTCGCCTTCAGCGGCTGGAACTTCCTCAACTACGTCACGGAGGAAGTGGTTGAACCCAGACG GAATCTACCTCGTGCCATCTACATCTCCATCCCATTGGTGACCTTTGTGTACACGCTCACCAACATCGCCTACTTCTCCTCCATGTCTCCCGAGGAGCTGCTGTCATCCAATGCCGTGGCAGTA ACATTTGGAGAGAAGTTGCTGGGAATGTTCTCCGTCATCATGCCGATCTCCGTGGCTCTGTCCACCTTCGGAGGAATCAACGGCTACCTGTTCACCTCCTCCAG GTTGTGTTTCTCCGGAGCCAGAGAGGGTCACCTGCCCAGCCTGCTGGCCATGATCCATTATAAGAACTGCACACCTATCCCTGCCCTGCTGGTCTGC TGCTCTGCCACCGTTGTTATACTCTGCATTGGAGAAACACACAACCTGATCAACTACGTCTCCTTCATCAACTATCTGTCGTACGGCGTCACCATCGCAGGCCTGCTGTACTACCGCTGGAAGAAACCCAACCTGTACCGACCCATCAAG GTGAACCTGTTGGTTCCTGTGTGCTACCTGATGTTCTGGGCGCTGCTGCTGGGTTTCAGTCTTTACTCAGAGCCGGTGGTTTGTGGCGTTGGTTTAGTCATCATGCTCACCGGGGTGCCCGTCTACTTCCTGGGCGTCCATTGGAAAGAAAAGCCAAAGTGTATCTACACCTTCATTG AGAGGGCGACGTACGTGGGCCAGAGGTTGTGTTTCGTGGTCTTCCCTCAGTTTGACCCCATCGAGATCGCCGGTCCTTCAGAATGTACTGACCGGTCATCAGGCAGGATCAGTTCGTCTGCCAATTCTTAA
- the slc7a10b gene encoding asc-type amino acid transporter 1 isoform X3: protein MGFLLLWSAVLIMYPTTLAVIALTFSSYVLQPVFPNCVPPYMAMRMLSATCLLLLTWVNCSSVRMATRIQDIFTVGKLMALGLIIVVGLVQICNGNYEALTPQVAFSVDSMPSVGQIALAFLQASFAFSGWNFLNYVTEEVVEPRRNLPRAIYISIPLVTFVYTLTNIAYFSSMSPEELLSSNAVAVTFGEKLLGMFSVIMPISVALSTFGGINGYLFTSSRLCFSGAREGHLPSLLAMIHYKNCTPIPALLVCCSATVVILCIGETHNLINYVSFINYLSYGVTIAGLLYYRWKKPNLYRPIKVNLLVPVCYLMFWALLLGFSLYSEPVVCGVGLVIMLTGVPVYFLGVHWKEKPKCIYTFIERATYVGQRLCFVVFPQFDPIEIAGPSECTDRSSGRISSSANS, encoded by the exons ATGGG GTTTCTGCTGCTGTGGAGCGCCGTCCTCATCATGTACCCGACTACCCTGGCTGTCATCGCCCTCACTTTCTCCAGCTACGTCCTGCAGCCCGTCTTCCCAAACTGTGTTCCTCCATACATGGCGATGCGGATGCTGTCCGCCACCTGTCTCT TGCTGCTGACCTGGGTGAACTGCTCCAGCGTTCGTATGGCCACCAGGATCCAGGACATCTTCACGGTGGGGAAGCTGATGGCTCTGGGCCTCATCATTGTGGTTGGCCTGGTGCAGATCTGCAATG GGAACTACGAGGCGCTGACTCCTCAGGTGGCCTTCTCCGTGGACAGCATGCCGTCGGTCGGGCAGATCGCGCTGGCCTTCCTGCAGGCCTCCTTCGCCTTCAGCGGCTGGAACTTCCTCAACTACGTCACGGAGGAAGTGGTTGAACCCAGACG GAATCTACCTCGTGCCATCTACATCTCCATCCCATTGGTGACCTTTGTGTACACGCTCACCAACATCGCCTACTTCTCCTCCATGTCTCCCGAGGAGCTGCTGTCATCCAATGCCGTGGCAGTA ACATTTGGAGAGAAGTTGCTGGGAATGTTCTCCGTCATCATGCCGATCTCCGTGGCTCTGTCCACCTTCGGAGGAATCAACGGCTACCTGTTCACCTCCTCCAG GTTGTGTTTCTCCGGAGCCAGAGAGGGTCACCTGCCCAGCCTGCTGGCCATGATCCATTATAAGAACTGCACACCTATCCCTGCCCTGCTGGTCTGC TGCTCTGCCACCGTTGTTATACTCTGCATTGGAGAAACACACAACCTGATCAACTACGTCTCCTTCATCAACTATCTGTCGTACGGCGTCACCATCGCAGGCCTGCTGTACTACCGCTGGAAGAAACCCAACCTGTACCGACCCATCAAG GTGAACCTGTTGGTTCCTGTGTGCTACCTGATGTTCTGGGCGCTGCTGCTGGGTTTCAGTCTTTACTCAGAGCCGGTGGTTTGTGGCGTTGGTTTAGTCATCATGCTCACCGGGGTGCCCGTCTACTTCCTGGGCGTCCATTGGAAAGAAAAGCCAAAGTGTATCTACACCTTCATTG AGAGGGCGACGTACGTGGGCCAGAGGTTGTGTTTCGTGGTCTTCCCTCAGTTTGACCCCATCGAGATCGCCGGTCCTTCAGAATGTACTGACCGGTCATCAGGCAGGATCAGTTCGTCTGCCAATTCTTAA
- the dus2 gene encoding tRNA-dihydrouridine(20) synthase [NAD(P)+]-like isoform X1 — protein MAAGRLSFRNITALAPMVRVGTLPMRLLALDYGADVVYCEELIDIKMAQCQRVVNEVLETVDFVAPDDRVMFRTCEREKGRVVFQMGTADPDRALSVARLVEKDVAAIDVNMGCPKEYSTKGGMGAALLSDPDKIEAILKKLVTGVSIPVTCKIRILPSVEETVSLVQRIEKTGVAAVAVHGRLKDERPRHPVHCDYIQAVAQAVSIPVIANGGSLDLVKTNADVEEFRKATGASSVMLARAAMWNASVFSNRGPLPLEKVMEDYLKYAIRYDNHVFNSKYCLCQMLRDKVESPLGKQVQAAQTNAEISEAYGLRELYRQTQERLQARRAALQSGCQPDPLVMDGDVTTMAVKFERREYPAHITPKMFLLEWSRKEKLEQPLYETVQRSQDRAFQSVVTVAEKKYRSSLWEKSKKFAEQAAAVVCLRVLGIPEGRIGEEDSGLVCKRKREGKMNGATEEEGSNKRHEADIQQETASAKTAAAGNGDHRKPDTPPEQQEG, from the exons ATGGCAGCAGGCAGGCTGAGCTTCAGAAACATCACCGCCCTGGCTCCGATGGTCCGGGTGGGGACTCTGCCCATGAGGCTGCTGGCTCTGGACTACGGGGCTGATGTGGTTTACTGTGAG GAGTTGATCGATATCAAAATGGCCCAGTGTCAGAGGGTGGTGAACG AGGTGCTGGAGACGGTGGATTTTGTGGCTCCAGATGATCGAGTGATGTTCAGGACCTGTGAGAGGGAGAAGGGCCGAGTCGTCTTCCAGATG gGAACCGCTGACCCAGACAGAGCGCTGAGCGTGGCCCGGCTTGT GGAGAAGGATGTGGCTGCTATCGACGTGAATATGGGCTGCCCCAAAGAATACTCCACCAAG GGCGGGATGGGAGCAGCTCTTCTGTCGGATCCTGACAAGATCGAGGCG ATCCTCAAGAAGCTGGTCACAGGAGTTTCCATACCCGTCACCTGTAAAATCCGAATCCTGCCTTCG GTGGAGGAGACGGTCAGTCTGGTCCAGAGGATTGAGAAGACCGGCGTCGCTGCTGTCGCTGTTCACGGCAG GTTGAAGGACGAGCGTCCCAGACACCCCGTCCACTGCGATTACATTCAGGCCGTCGCTCAGGCGGTTTCCATCCCCGTCATCGCCAA CGGAGGCTCTCTGGATCTGGTGAAGACAAACGCCGACGTCGAGGAGTTCAGGAAGGCGACGGGCGCCTCGTCGGTCATGTTGGCCCGCGCCGCCATGTGGAACGCATCAGTGTTCAGCAACCGGGGGCCGCTGCCTTTAGAGAAGGTCATGGAGGACTACCTCAAATAT GCGATCCGATACGACAACCACGTGTTCAACTCAAAGTACTGCCTGTGTCAGATGCTGAGAGACAAGGTGGAGTCTCCTCTGGGGAAGCAGGTGCAGGCGGCTCAGACCAACGCTGAGATCAG CGAGGCGTACGGGCTGCGGGAGCTGTACCGGCAGACCCAGGAGCGGCTGCAGGCCAGGAGGGCCGCCCTGCAGAGCGGCTGCCAGCCGGACCCACTCGTAATGGACGGAGACGTCACCACCATGGCTGTCAAGTTTGAGCG GAGAGAGTATCCAGCTCACATCACGCCAAAGATGTTCCTGCTGGAGTGGAGCCGCAAGGAGAAGCTGGAGCAGCCGCTTTACGAGACG gtGCAGCGCTCGCAGGATCGAGCCTTCCAGTCCGTGGTGACGGTAGCGGAGAAGAAATACAGATCTTCACTGTG GGAGAAGTCGAAGAAATTTGCAGAGCAAGCGGCCGCCGTCGTCTGTCTGCGAGTTCTGGGAATACCGGAGGGTCGTATCGGCGAGGAAGACTCCGGCCTCGTCTgcaagaggaagagggaggggaagatgAACGGCGCCACGGAGGAAGAGGGAAGCAACAAACGTCACGAAGCCGACATCCAACAGGAAACGGCCAGCGCAAAGACCGCCGCGGCGGGCAACGGTGACCATCGCAAACCGGACACGCCTCCGGAGCAGCAGGAGGGTTAA
- the dus2 gene encoding tRNA-dihydrouridine(20) synthase [NAD(P)+]-like isoform X2, whose amino-acid sequence MAAGRLSFRNITALAPMVRVGTLPMRLLALDYGADVVYCEELIDIKMAQCQRVVNEVLETVDFVAPDDRVMFRTCEREKGRVVFQMGTADPDRALSVARLVEKDVAAIDVNMGCPKEYSTKGGMGAALLSDPDKIEAILKKLVTGVSIPVTCKIRILPSVEETVSLVQRIEKTGVAAVAVHGRLKDERPRHPVHCDYIQAVAQAVSIPVIANGGSLDLVKTNADVEEFRKATGASSVMLARAAMWNASVFSNRGPLPLEKVMEDYLKYAIRYDNHVFNSKYCLCQMLRDKVESPLGKQVQAAQTNAEISEAYGLRELYRQTQERLQARRAALQSGCQPDPLVMDGDVTTMAVKFERREYPAHITPKMFLLEWSRKEKLEQPLYETVQRSQDRAFQSVVTVAEKKYRSSLWSGEVEEICRASGRRRLSASSGNTGGSYRRGRLRPRLQEEEGGEDERRHGGRGKQQTSRSRHPTGNGQRKDRRGGQR is encoded by the exons ATGGCAGCAGGCAGGCTGAGCTTCAGAAACATCACCGCCCTGGCTCCGATGGTCCGGGTGGGGACTCTGCCCATGAGGCTGCTGGCTCTGGACTACGGGGCTGATGTGGTTTACTGTGAG GAGTTGATCGATATCAAAATGGCCCAGTGTCAGAGGGTGGTGAACG AGGTGCTGGAGACGGTGGATTTTGTGGCTCCAGATGATCGAGTGATGTTCAGGACCTGTGAGAGGGAGAAGGGCCGAGTCGTCTTCCAGATG gGAACCGCTGACCCAGACAGAGCGCTGAGCGTGGCCCGGCTTGT GGAGAAGGATGTGGCTGCTATCGACGTGAATATGGGCTGCCCCAAAGAATACTCCACCAAG GGCGGGATGGGAGCAGCTCTTCTGTCGGATCCTGACAAGATCGAGGCG ATCCTCAAGAAGCTGGTCACAGGAGTTTCCATACCCGTCACCTGTAAAATCCGAATCCTGCCTTCG GTGGAGGAGACGGTCAGTCTGGTCCAGAGGATTGAGAAGACCGGCGTCGCTGCTGTCGCTGTTCACGGCAG GTTGAAGGACGAGCGTCCCAGACACCCCGTCCACTGCGATTACATTCAGGCCGTCGCTCAGGCGGTTTCCATCCCCGTCATCGCCAA CGGAGGCTCTCTGGATCTGGTGAAGACAAACGCCGACGTCGAGGAGTTCAGGAAGGCGACGGGCGCCTCGTCGGTCATGTTGGCCCGCGCCGCCATGTGGAACGCATCAGTGTTCAGCAACCGGGGGCCGCTGCCTTTAGAGAAGGTCATGGAGGACTACCTCAAATAT GCGATCCGATACGACAACCACGTGTTCAACTCAAAGTACTGCCTGTGTCAGATGCTGAGAGACAAGGTGGAGTCTCCTCTGGGGAAGCAGGTGCAGGCGGCTCAGACCAACGCTGAGATCAG CGAGGCGTACGGGCTGCGGGAGCTGTACCGGCAGACCCAGGAGCGGCTGCAGGCCAGGAGGGCCGCCCTGCAGAGCGGCTGCCAGCCGGACCCACTCGTAATGGACGGAGACGTCACCACCATGGCTGTCAAGTTTGAGCG GAGAGAGTATCCAGCTCACATCACGCCAAAGATGTTCCTGCTGGAGTGGAGCCGCAAGGAGAAGCTGGAGCAGCCGCTTTACGAGACG gtGCAGCGCTCGCAGGATCGAGCCTTCCAGTCCGTGGTGACGGTAGCGGAGAAGAAATACAGATCTTCACTGTGGTCG GGAGAAGTCGAAGAAATTTGCAGAGCAAGCGGCCGCCGTCGTCTGTCTGCGAGTTCTGGGAATACCGGAGGGTCGTATCGGCGAGGAAGACTCCGGCCTCGTCTgcaagaggaagagggaggggaagatgAACGGCGCCACGGAGGAAGAGGGAAGCAACAAACGTCACGAAGCCGACATCCAACAGGAAACGGCCAGCGCAAAGACCGCCGCGGCGGGCAACGGTGA